Genomic segment of Leuconostoc mesenteroides subsp. mesenteroides:
ATTGCCGAAGAGATGGTAAACTTACTGCCAAACGCAAAAAAAAGTGTTGTGCCCAATGCTGGACACAACACGCACTTTGAGAGACCAACAGCATTTATTGAGGCACTCGATGTATCAGATTAAAAAAATAACTTTAATACCCATTGCACTGACTATGTTGCAAGCTTTTAAGACTGCGCATCATAGCATTAGCAAACGACCGTTAACTATTGTCACCATTGAGCTGATGGACGAAAAGAGTGGTGAAGTAGGTCTAGGTTATGGTGAAGTACAGTCGTTTGCAGATTTCTCGTATACACTTGAAAATCAACACGTCAGTCGAGAAATTTTAAAAAACGTTTTATTACCACAAATTCGAAGCTTTTCTTTTAGTAATCCGCAATCATTTTCGATACGTCTAAATGAACTGACACCATTTGCTTCATTTGCTAAAGCTGGTTTAGAAATGGCTGTTTGGGATGCGATAGGTAAACTAACGCATCAATCACTACAACAGATGATTCAAGGTCAAGGGGTAACAGTGCCAGTCGGTATAGCTGTGGGTATGGCAGATAGTATTGATGAAGCATTAGCACAAGGATATCAGCGCATTAAGCTTAAAATTGATGCTCATGTAGTTGACTTTGAACATTTGAACCGACTGCTAAAAAAATATCCTGAACAACAATTTTCAATTGACGCCAACAGTAGTTTTACAGATGAAAACATTGTACAAATTAATAAATTGCCTGAAAATGTTATCTTCATTGAACAACCGCTTGGTGAAA
This window contains:
- the menC gene encoding o-succinylbenzoate synthase — its product is MYQIKKITLIPIALTMLQAFKTAHHSISKRPLTIVTIELMDEKSGEVGLGYGEVQSFADFSYTLENQHVSREILKNVLLPQIRSFSFSNPQSFSIRLNELTPFASFAKAGLEMAVWDAIGKLTHQSLQQMIQGQGVTVPVGIAVGMADSIDEALAQGYQRIKLKIDAHVVDFEHLNRLLKKYPEQQFSIDANSSFTDENIVQINKLPENVIFIEQPLGENDFVQHAILQAHTSKIISLDESINNLNDVATMLTCRSAKALTIKQGKIGGISSALKAIQLVDKPWVGGMLASGLGRSVDIAISSLPKIAFPGDISDSSRYFERDIIEECLRVNHGNISVPRKYGVGVTVDLNALSDLQTEKMFTITD